One window of Nostoc sp. C052 genomic DNA carries:
- a CDS encoding diguanylate cyclase produces the protein MTNLLKSPWETNILIVDDTPDNLRLLAKMLELQGYTIRKSINGRMALQAAERHPPDLILLDINMPEMNGYEVCQQLKASKTTEQIPIIFISALDQINDKVQAFELGGKDYITKPFQELEVLMRVRNQLLIKQQHQQLLEQNQRLENEIQERLKAEAEVRQLSLTDELTGLYNRRGFFWLANHQFKIARCTEIFCCLLFVDLDGLKQINDSLGHEIGDRAIVDTAQLLKQSFRESDIIARIGGDEFVIFVSVCSPSNTDEFRPRLQENIERFNQEHNYSYQLSISVGATQCALNENVSLEQLLEEADKLMYEQKRSKRLRNH, from the coding sequence ATGACTAATTTACTTAAATCCCCTTGGGAAACGAATATCCTCATCGTAGATGATACCCCCGATAATCTACGGTTGTTAGCCAAAATGCTAGAGTTGCAGGGTTATACCATCCGTAAATCCATCAACGGGAGAATGGCATTACAAGCCGCCGAGCGACATCCACCGGATCTAATTCTGCTTGACATCAATATGCCCGAAATGAATGGCTATGAAGTTTGTCAACAGTTGAAAGCATCAAAAACAACAGAGCAAATTCCGATTATTTTTATTAGTGCCCTTGACCAAATTAATGATAAAGTCCAGGCTTTTGAACTGGGTGGAAAAGACTACATTACCAAGCCATTTCAAGAACTTGAAGTGCTAATGCGAGTCAGAAATCAGCTACTCATCAAACAGCAACATCAACAACTTCTTGAGCAAAATCAACGTCTAGAGAATGAAATTCAGGAACGCCTGAAAGCTGAAGCAGAGGTAAGGCAGCTATCTTTAACTGATGAATTGACAGGACTATATAATCGACGTGGTTTCTTTTGGCTGGCAAATCATCAATTCAAAATTGCCCGATGCACAGAAATATTTTGCTGTCTTTTGTTTGTTGATTTAGATGGTTTAAAGCAGATTAATGATTCTCTAGGGCATGAAATCGGAGACAGAGCGATCGTTGACACAGCCCAATTACTAAAACAAAGCTTCCGTGAGTCGGATATTATTGCCCGTATAGGAGGAGATGAGTTTGTAATATTTGTTTCTGTATGCTCTCCAAGTAATACAGACGAATTTCGTCCGCGATTGCAAGAAAATATTGAGCGCTTTAATCAAGAGCATAATTACTCATATCAACTATCCATAAGTGTTGGTGCCACCCAATGTGCTTTAAATGAAAACGTTTCACTAGAACAATTGCTAGAAGAGGCTGACAAGCTCATGTATGAGCAAAAACGTTCTAAACGCCTCAGAAATCATTAA